From the genome of Aspergillus fumigatus Af293 chromosome 1, whole genome shotgun sequence, one region includes:
- a CDS encoding Zn(II)2Cys6 transcription factor — translation MSHSSPVKNGGSNVPPARQIRFVSSDGQPQPKRRRVNAACRTCRKRKIRCSGEQPVCKTCLDYKHVCLGYSEPLTHARTHSENASQTPGLTPLPSANERPNPRTVKSQSPDGPLQYDQSAGGGLDRKVDHTSSQDALVSREPPLSNIRESEHHTTGASPESSRTSLSSSHRTHVPYFRYFGPTAIVPGFKQMVVQVRGSRKSNTSLSSESLSPLRSPKSGNVGIGHIDSLIDNREFRDANTIPFYDRNDTLPVSNLVMHLCDLFFVHLGCSFPFLQRDRFLRDLKDKKVDTMLVDAVCALAARFSPHPLLGPPQAPSIDGSELETDVKNSDRGQAFAHRAMGALVDSLSCPTLSVVQACLLLAYEQFGSNHDSGLWMYLGIAIRMAQDLGMQKLQGLQHSYGRRGVTPSAVVSGRAGQLREEEYDQSNDAQVPLSPSAEMNHSEDHRAWEREKVDTFWSIFFLDRVISSGTGRPVTLRDEEIELCFPLQSESKLSNGWPAPFPPLIRIIHLYGRVTDLINGIQDANHVTAETLKRLAGMESDLTGIYQRLSPRLHFNAANFQAYVKAKEGTNFILLHFWFHTLIVLLHQPTLLNSFGGTIQHLYPNSRELSMSSAKTIADILSFSELVDGKSFIGNPFTSQPMYIAACAFLMESAYYSSPPSRSGSPPCQPLLNDQSSGFVMPNMDSSSERKSSAKHILLASAARENYQRCYKALKALETYWEGTRYILTVLDQKAKGIVDPLLYTEEEMENATETFPLPPSAASTYRQAKSPLSATVEPKKAASAANSSTQGRVSPRIDPGQAIGWALTGATNSSQPNLSLLYQMPASQANYDSNRPTYSSQYSHSYPHLPAQDSSSYPQSVETTRASGAAQSSSVSNGSAKYGSLVPPGRVAASDANLLLGLNTSYSNRADNTSNTQPNYTQGLTSSPSSQLQPQPSHFSYTVASAQSERHAGNSHIDLQSTHLQSNMGSNFGGVFIESQDVDVNALQQQEHFPFPFNGEILPYLEYLPQDVLHYFEEQQNYPLMSADENHTRPSE, via the exons ATGAGCCATTCGTCTCCTGTGAAGAACGGCGGCAGTAATGTTCCTCCTGCAAGGCAAATACGTTTTGTCTCAAGCGATGGACAGCCCCAGCCGAAGCGCCGTCGAGTCAATGCGGC GTGTCGGACATGTCGCAAGCGGAAAATAAGATGCTCTGGTGAACAGCCAG TGTGTAAAACTTGCTTAGATTACAAACATGTCTGTTTAGGGTATAGCGAACCTTTGACTCACGCTCGAACGCATTCAGAAAACGCATCACAAACGCCCGGCCTCACCCCTCTGCCCTCTGCTAATGAGAGACCAAACCCTCGAACGGTCAAGAGTCAAAGTCCAGATGGCCCTTTACAGTATGATCAATCCGCAGGCGGCGGCCTGGACCGGAAGGTCGATCATACAAGCTCTCAGGATGCCCTTGTGTCAAGAGAACCACCCTTGAGCAACATTCGTGAGTCGGAGCACCATACAACGGGAGCAAGTCCGGAAAGCA GTCGGACCTCTCTAAGCTCAAGCCATCGCACGCACGTTCCTTATTTTAGATATTTTGGACCGACAGCCATTGTCCCTGGCTTCAAACAGATG GTAGTACAGGTGCGCGGGTCTCGCAAAAGCAATACGTCGTTGTCTTCAG AGTCCCTTTCGCCTCTTCGAAGTCCAAAGTCTGGAAACGTAGGCATCGGTCATATAGATTCGCTGATCGATAACCGTGAGTTCCGAGACGCGAATACCATTCCGTTCTATGACCGAAACGATACTTTACCTGTCAGCAACCTGGTCATGCACCTCTGCGACTTGTTTTTCGTTCATCTGGGCTGCAGTTTTCCATTCTTGCAGCGAGATCGGTTTCTTCGTGACCTAAAGGATAAGAAAGTTGACACCATGCTCGTTGACGCAGTCTGTGCTTTGGCTGCGAGATTTTCGCCACACCCACTATTGGGCCCACCTCAGGCGCCCTCTATCGATGGCTCAGAGTTGGAGACTGACGTGAAGAACTCAGACCGCGGTCAGGCATTTGCCCATAGGGCAATGGGCGCCTTGGTCGACTCGCTTTCATGCCCCACCCTTTCTGTTGTTCAAGCCTGTCTTTTGCTGGCCTACGAACAATTCGGATCGAATCATGACAGTGGTCTCTGGATGTATCTAGGTATTGCCATTCGAATGGCTCAGGATCTTGGAatgcagaagctgcagggACTGCAACACAGTTATGGGCGGAGGGGCGTGACTCCAAGTGCAGTTGTGTCTGGACGGGCAGGGCAGCTACGGGAGGAAGAATATGATCAAAGCAATGATGCTCAAGTCCCGTTAAGCCCAAGCGCCGAGATGAATCATAGTGAGGACCATCGCGCCTGGGAGCGTGAGAAAGTCGACACGTTCTGGAGCATTTTCTTCCTGGATCGTGTAATCTCCTCTGGTACTGGGAGGCCAGTCACGCTACGGGACGAGGAAATAGAGTTATGTTTCCCGCTACAGTCAGAATCGAAACTATCGAACGGCTGGCCTGCACCGTTCCCACCACTCATTCGCATCATACACCTTTACGGAAGAGTCACGGATCTGATCAATGGTATACAGGATGCAAACCATGTCACAGCAGAGACATTGAAGAGACTTGCCGGGATGGAAAGTGATCTGACAG GCATCTACCAGCGATTGTCACCCAGACTGCATTTTAATGCGGCCAATTTCCAGGCCTACGTGAAAGCGAAAGAAGGAACAAATTTCATACTTCTCCATTTT TGGTTTCACACCCTCATTGTTCTCCTTCACCAACCGACTCTCCTGAATTCGTTCGGCGGCACAATACAGCATCTCTACCCAAACAGCAGAGAATTGTCGATGTCCTCAGCCAAGACAATAGCCGATATTCTATCTTTCTCTGAGCTTGTTGATGGGAAGAGCTTTATCGGCAATCCATTCACGAGTCAGCCAATGTACATTGCTGCTTGCGCTTTTCTCATGGAGAGCGCATATTATTCGTCCCCCCCTTCGAGGTCCGGTTCCCCTCCGTGTCAACCGCTTCTCAATGACCAGTCTAGTGGCTTCGTGATGCCAAATATGGACTCTTCTTCGGAACGGAAGTCGAGCGCTAAGCATATACTTCTCGCCTCCGCTGCCCGAGAAAACTATCAGCGTTGCTACAAAGCCCTAAAGGCTCTTGAGACATATTGGGAGGGTACTAGGTATATTCTAACAGTTCTAGATCAGAAGGCTAAGGGTATCGTTGATCCATTACTCTATACTGAAGAGGAGATGGAAAATGCAACAGAGacatttcctcttccgcccTCCGCTGCTTCCACCTACCGACAAGCAAAGTCACCATTGAGTGCCACCGTCGAGCCAAAAAAGGCAGCAAGTGCTGCAAATTCCTCTACGCAAGGCAGGGTATCACCGAGGATCGACCCGGGGCAAG CCATTGGGTGGGCTCTTACTGGAGCCACCAACTCTTCTCAACCAAATCTCAGCTTGTTATACCAGATGCCAGCCTCTCAAGCCAATTATGACTCGAATAGACCTACCTATTCTTCTCAGTATAGTCACAGCTACCCCCATCTGCCGGCGCAAGATTCGAGCTCGTATCCGCAGTCAGTGGAAACGACGCGAGCTTCGGGCGCGGCACAGTCTTCATCCGTTTCTAATGGCTCCGCGAAATACGGTTCGCTTGTCCCTCCTGGACGAGTTGCTGCTTCCGATGCCAACCTTCTACTGGGCCTAAATACATCATATTCTAACCGAGCAGATAACACATCAAATACTCAACCAAATTACACCCAGGGCCTCACCTCTTCGCCCTCGTCTCAACTGCAACCTCAACCCTCTCACTTCAGTTACACAGTGGCATCTGCACAGAGTGAACGGCATGCAGGTAACAGCCATATAGATCTGCAATCGACACATCTACAATCCAACATGGGCTCAAACTTCGGTGGGGTCTTTATAGAAAGCCAGGATGTCGATGTGAATGCACTCCAACAACAAGAGCATTTTCCATTTCCCTTTAATGGTGAAATTCTACCTTACCTTGAATATTTACCGCAAGATGTCCTCCATTACTTTGAGGAACAACAGAATTACCCTCTTATGAGCGCAGACGAAAATCATACCCGACCTTCGGAATGA
- a CDS encoding DUF1014 domain protein: protein MGGKKTGGENSKKAAGQARKAEAAANKKAVEDAKRAAEEEKEWQKGAKSNSKKEDAEAKRAEAARRKAERDALLAAEEASLPSKPKGAGAKQAQKKTRGLDLSQLDDEPASRKAAALNASGIDNALDALSLTAKDSSKIDRHPERRYKAAYAAYEARRLPEIEKENPGLRRNQRVELCKKEFDKSEENPFNQVHVAFDATREEVAAAREAERRKVEARLASR from the exons AtgggaggaaagaaaacCGGCGGCGAAAACTCCAAGAAAGCAGCCGGACAGGCTCGT AAAGCCGAAGCCGCCGCAAACAAGAAGGCAGTCGAAGACGCCAAGCGAGCCGctgaggaggaaaaggagtgGCAGAAGGGCGCAAAGAGCAACTCGAAGAA GGAAGACGCAGAAGCCAAGAGAGCCGAAGCCGCTCGCAGGAAGGCCGAGCGAgacgccctcctcgccgccgaAGAAGCCTCGCTACCCTCCAAGCCCAAAGGTGCCGGCGCCAAGCAAGCACAGAAGAAGACTCGTGGTTTGGATTTATCACAGCTGGACGATGAGCCCGCCAGCCGCAAGGCTGCTGCGCTCAACGCCTCGGGTATCGATAATGCGCTAGATGCGCTCTCCCTGACCGCCAAGGACTCGTCGAAGATCGACCGTCACCCGGAGCGCCGGTACAAAGCGGCGTATGCGGCGTATGAGGCGCGCCGGCTGCCAGAGATCGAAAAGGAGAACCCTGGGTTGCGGAGAAATCAGCGTGTGGAGCTCTGCAAGAAGGAGTTTGACAAGAGCGAGGAGAACCCGTTCAACCAGGTGCATGTGGCCTTTGACGCTACTCGGGAagaggttgctgctgctagGGAGGCCGAGAGAAGGAAGGTGGAGGCGAGACTGGCTAGTAGATAA
- the pex7 gene encoding putative peroxisome biosynthesis protein (Peroxine-7), whose protein sequence is MLHFRTEGYNGCAVKYSPFFDNRLAVAASANFGLVGNGRLFILELTPNGIVPAKWFTTQDSLYDLAWSEIHENQILTASGDGSIKLFDCNLEDFPVQNWKEHNREVFSVHWNLVAKDTFCSSSWDGTVRVWSPHRPHSLLTLPTHSCTYSAAFSPHSPDILSCVTSDSYVRIFDLRTPASASNHLTLQIPIHAAPASPIPGKAGVPPAACAPAEALTHDWNKYRPSILATAGVDRTIRTFDIRAPQQGPQAVMTGHEYAVRKLAWSPHLSNILLSGSYDMTCRAWSDQTTAGPMGDADPMRGGPGGPVMGMELGRMNRHTEFVTGVDWCLFGSEGWCASVGWDENLYVWDVRAVMG, encoded by the exons ATGCTTCATTTCCGCACCGAGGGCTACAACGGCTGTGCGGTCAAGTACTCCCCATTCTTCGACAACCGGTTGGCCGTCGCCGCATCTGCCAATTTTGGACTGGTAGGAAATGGCCGGCTTTTCATCCTTGAGCTGACGCCGAATGGCATCGTACCTGCCAAATG GTTTACTACACAGGATTCTCTTTACGATCTAGCCTGGTCCGAAATCCACGAGAATCAGATCCTCACAGCCTCCGGCGATGGCAGCATTAAGCTCTTTGATTGCAATTTGGAAGACTTCCCTGTCCAGAATTGGAAAGAACATAATCGCGAGGTCTTCAGTGTCCACTGGAATCTCGTAGCCAAGGACACATTCTGCTCCAGCAGTTGGGACGGCACCGTCCGCGTCTGGTCGCCGCATCGGCCGCATTCTCTTCTCACCCTCCCCACACACAGCTGCACCTACTCGGCGGCATTTTCGCCTCATTCTCCCGATATACTCTCCTGCGTCACCTCCGACTCATACGTCCGCATCTTCGATCTTCGCACACCCGCTTCAGCATCTAACCACCTCACCCTCCAGATTCCCATCCACGCCGCACCGGCATCGCCGATTCCTGGTAAAGCCGGTGTTCCTCCTGCCGCATGTGCTCCAGCTGAAGCTCTCACCCATGATTGGAACAAATACCGACCATCCATCTTAGCGACCGCAGGAGTCGACCGAACCATTCGGACCTTCGACATCCGGGCCCCACAGCAGGGGCCTCAGGCGGTGATGACTGGACACGAATACGCAGTCCGGAAACTGGCCTGGTCGCCACACCTTTCCAATATACTACTTAGCGGTAGCTACGATATGACCTGTCGCGCATGGAGCGATCAGACCACTGCAGGACCTATGGGGGATGCCGATCCCATGCGTGGCGGTCCCGGCGGCCCGGTAATGGGCATGGAGCTGGGGCGTATGAATCGGCATACCGAGTTTGTTACAGGTGTTGATTGGTGTCTTTTTGGCAGTGAAGGATGGTGTGCGAGCGTAGGGTGGGATGAGAACCTGTATGTTTGGGATGTGCGAGCAGTGATGGGATAA